One stretch of Nitrospirota bacterium DNA includes these proteins:
- the serS gene encoding serine--tRNA ligase — protein sequence MLDIKLIRENPAKVKEGFEKRRENIDIDSLLKLDADRISLLKRIEELRFQRNKTSDEIGTLKREGKSADQLLGQMKVVSDDIRQLEVDIRGVEDQVQEILLVLPNIPDESVPVGENEKGNIEIRKWGNIPDFSFEPKPHWEIGEDLDIVDFQRATNIAGARFSLLKGSGALLERALINFMLDLHTREHGYKEVVPPFMVNKKTMTGTGQLPKFEDELFKIERDGFYLIPTAEVPVTNIHQGEILQEEVLPLYYTACTPCFRREAGSYGKDTRGLIRQHQFNKVELVKFSKPEESYSELEKLTNNAEEVLKRLGLPYRVVALCTGDIGFSSAKTYDIEVWLPGQNTYREISSCSNFEAFQARRADIRYKAGKGRTEYVHTINGSGLAVGRSLVAILENYQ from the coding sequence ATGTTAGATATTAAACTGATAAGAGAAAATCCTGCGAAGGTTAAGGAAGGCTTTGAGAAGCGGAGAGAAAACATAGATATTGATTCTCTCCTTAAACTTGACGCTGACAGGATTTCACTTCTTAAACGTATTGAAGAACTCAGATTCCAGAGAAACAAGACCTCTGATGAAATAGGCACACTGAAGAGAGAAGGAAAATCTGCAGACCAGCTGTTAGGACAGATGAAGGTCGTCTCTGACGATATCAGGCAATTGGAGGTGGATATCAGGGGTGTAGAAGACCAGGTGCAGGAAATCCTGTTAGTCCTTCCTAATATTCCTGATGAATCAGTACCGGTTGGTGAAAATGAAAAGGGGAACATTGAAATCAGGAAGTGGGGCAATATCCCAGATTTCAGTTTCGAACCTAAACCACACTGGGAAATTGGAGAAGACCTTGATATCGTTGATTTTCAGCGGGCGACCAATATAGCAGGCGCCAGGTTTTCTCTGCTCAAAGGTTCCGGTGCATTGCTTGAGAGGGCGCTGATCAACTTCATGCTCGATCTCCATACGAGGGAACATGGATATAAAGAGGTCGTTCCTCCATTCATGGTGAACAAAAAAACCATGACAGGGACAGGTCAGTTGCCGAAGTTTGAAGATGAACTTTTCAAGATAGAGAGAGACGGCTTTTATCTAATTCCCACTGCTGAAGTCCCTGTGACAAACATCCATCAGGGTGAGATATTGCAGGAAGAGGTGCTTCCGTTATATTATACGGCCTGCACCCCATGCTTCAGACGTGAAGCTGGATCATATGGTAAAGATACGCGGGGGTTGATAAGACAGCATCAGTTCAACAAGGTTGAGCTGGTTAAATTCAGCAAACCTGAAGAGTCTTATAGCGAACTTGAAAAACTTACTAATAATGCAGAAGAGGTTTTAAAAAGACTTGGTCTCCCTTACAGGGTCGTCGCCCTCTGCACCGGAGACATAGGGTTTTCTTCAGCAAAGACATATGACATAGAGGTATGGCTCCCGGGTCAGAACACATACAGGGAGATATCATCGTGCAGTAACTTTGAGGCCTTTCAGGCGAGAAGGGCTGACATAAGATACAAGGCAGGCAAAGGAAGAACGGAATATGTCCATACGATAAACGGTTCAGGGCTTGCAGTAGGCAGGTCACTTGTGGCAATATTAGAGAATTATCAG